One window of the Salvia miltiorrhiza cultivar Shanhuang (shh) chromosome 6, IMPLAD_Smil_shh, whole genome shotgun sequence genome contains the following:
- the LOC130990604 gene encoding uncharacterized protein LOC130990604, whose translation MSQVGIIIHYGGELVNEEYIGGQRRLHLIQHCGSQYSSLTSYIHFLVGADLNSSSYVLSSVVIGPDGDKILMNLMNDLDLKYVVDNCEVPKVFVTVAPISLARPSVGRECVDDNLNENLNDGDFNVDDVEFVSDDDSLDDEDDELEDDVPSRVISRHIVPALPHSSVNDVVDDQNFVVHTSARRQWIIPGAVYQASLPIDSAVDLELYSRDGLCVGSTFMDKESMVTALGLYHLKNRVEYVVKRSSPSRFSATCKYPDDCNFLMRGSASGTVWRVFKWSAPHTCQMDFRHHGPRTLSSKVIGAFFAPRLMDNGAVLKPKEMAAQLRREFGFHVDYSVAYAGRNHAINLIYGDPDKSFQKIPSYLHMVQQCNKDSIIDLETDGDGVFRYCFLALGASIHGFLSSGRPVIVVDATHLKGKYKGVMFVAVTKDGNEQVFPLAVGLGDKENDMSWSWFFTRLKRAFGVPNDLLFVSDQHLSIKNAIEAVFPGVPHGLCTYHLQKNLARYGANIVAMFQRAAYSYKREQFDLHCGQLALVRDKGAYTKLMELQPSRWSRSYSTVRRYNFMTSNCAEVFNGRLRWGRRLPVCTLLEFVRTLIAHWFQERRSKALSRSHTLTEWAAFKLDIAVEEGRTMEVYPINEFKFTVSSSDRSYVVDLRARSCSCHQFDLDLIPCPHAAAAIFKSKQSCIPYVSSYYYTDTLREMYSLDVNPIPHQDEWDVPIDVSTRVVGTPNNPSQSGRPKTTRIPSAAESSSKSRVTFCSRCHQEGHYRSSCKEEIPIPIQSEEQEVSRQRRAKHCSICHKTGHTKRKCPSFDPSGS comes from the exons TGAATTGGTGAATGAAGAGTATATTGGAGGACAGAGGCGATTGCACTTGATTCAGCATTGTGGATCACAGTATTCCAGCTTGACTAGTTATATCCACTTTTTAGTTGGAGCTGATTTGAACTCGTCATCGTATGTGCTTAGTTCTGTTGTTATCGGACCTGATGGAGATAAGATTTTGATGAATCTTATGAATGATTTAGATTTAAAGTATGTTGTTGATAATTGTGAAGTTCCGAAAGTTTTTGTGACTGTTGCACCTATTTCGTTGGCTCGACCTTCTGTTGGACGTGAGTGTGTTGATGATAATTTGAATGAGAATTTGAATGATGGTGATTTTAATGTTGATGATGTTGAATTTGTTTCTGACGACGATAGTCTtgatgatgaggatgatgagTTAGAGGATGATGTTCCTTCTAGAGTTATAAGTCGACATATAGTTCCTGCTTTGCCACATTCTTCCGTTAATGATGTTGTGGATGATCAGAATTTTGTTGTTCATACTAGTGCTCGACGTCAGTGGATTATTCCAGGTGCAGTCTATCAAGCTTCTTTGCCTATTGATTCTGCTGTTGATTTGGAGTTATATTCACGCGATGGTTTGTGTGTTGGGTCTACTTTTATGGACAAGGAAAGTATGGTGACTGCTTTAGGTTTGTATCATTTGAAGAATAGAGTTGAATATGTTGTTAAGCGGTCTTCGCCTTCTAGGTTTAGTGCTACTTGCAAGTATCCAGATGATTGCAATTTTTTGATGCGTGGCAGTGCTTCGGGGACTGTTTGGAGGGTGTTTAAATGGAGTGCACCTCATACATGTCAGATGGATTTTAGACACCATGGTCCCCGTACTTTGTCGTCAAAGGTTATTGGTGCTTTTTTTGCACCAAGATTGATGGACAATGGTGCAGTTCTGAAACCTAAGGAGATGGCAGCTCAGTTGCGGCGAGAGTTCGGGTTTCATGTCGACTATTCAGTTGCATATGCGGGGAGGAATCACGCCATCAACCTTATTTATGGTGATCCAGATAAGTCTTTTCAGAAGATCCCGTCCTATTTACATATGGTGCAACAGTGCAATAAGGACTCCATTATTGATTTGGAGACTGATGGAGATGGTGTATTTAGGTACTGTTTTTTGGCTCTTGGTGCATCTATTCATGGTTTCTTATCATCTGGTCGTCCTGTTATAGTTGTTGATGCTACACATTTGAAAGGTAAGTATAAGGGTGTGATGTTTGTAGCTGTGACTAAAGATGGCAATGAACAAGTTTTTCCTCTAGCTGTGGGACTTGGTGATAAGGAGAATGATATGTCATGGTCATGGTTTTTTACACGTTTGAAACGTGCTTTTGGTGTTCCAAATGACTTGTTGTTTGTTTCTGATCAGCATTTAAGCATAAAGAATGCTATTGAAGCTGTCTTTCCTGgagttcctcatggtctttgcACTTATCATTTGCAAAAGAATCTTGCAAGATATGGTGCAAATATCGTAGCTATGTTTCAGAGGGCTGCGTATAGCTACAAGAGGGAACAATTTGATTTGCATTGTGGTCAGTTGGCCTTGGTTCGTGATAAAGGTGCTTATACGAAGTTAATGGAACTTCAGCCTTCTAGATGGTCGCGTAGTTATTCTACAGTTCGTAGATATAACTTCATGACATCTAACTGTGCCGAGGTATTCAATGGTAGGCTTCGATGGGGTAGGAGATTGCCTGTATGTACCTTGTTAGAGTTTGTGAGGACTTTGATAGCTCATTGGTTTCAAGAGAGGCGCAGCAAGGCTTTATCTAGATCTCATACACTTACAGAGTGGGCGGCATTTAAATTGGATATCGCAGTTGAGGAAGGTCGCACAATGGAGGTGTATCCCattaatgaatttaaatttacaGTCTCTTCTAGTGATCGGAGTTATGTTGTTGACCTTCGTGCTAGGAGTTGTTCTTGTCATCAGTTTGATCTTGACTTGATTCCATGCCCTCATGCTGCTGCTGCTATTTT CAAATCGAAGCAGTCTTGTATTCCGTATGTGTCTAGTTATTATTACACAGACACATTACGTGAGATGTATTCTCTTGATGTGAATCCTATCCCACATCAAGATGAATGGGATGTTCCTATTGATGTTAGCACAAGGGTTGTTGGCACACCTAACAATCCTTCACAGTCAGGGCGTCCAAAGACTACAAGAATTCCATCTGCAGCAGAATCGTCTTCAAAGTCACGTGTTACTTTTTGTTCACGATGCCACCAAGAAGGTCATTACAGGTCAAGTTGCAAAGAAGaaattccaattccaattcaAAGTGAAGAGCAAGAAGTTTCTCGTCAACGTCGGGCTAAGCATTGCAGTATTTGCCATAAGACCGGACATACTAAGAGAAAGTGTCCGTCATTTGATCCTAGTGGTTCGTAG